A window of the Phaseolus vulgaris cultivar G19833 chromosome 5, P. vulgaris v2.0, whole genome shotgun sequence genome harbors these coding sequences:
- the LOC137834350 gene encoding uncharacterized protein, translating into MVFSARRLRHYFYSFIVVVMTNLPIQKVLQKPDVAGRMVCWAVELSEFDIQYEPRGSIKGQVYADFVAELSPGGDPQEVELGSQWMLSVDRSSNQQGSGAGIILEGSNGVLIEQALRFAFKASNNQAEYEALVAGMLLANEMGAQSLLAKCDSQLVTGQVTGEYRAKDPQMAAYLRYVEVLKRAFATFELVHVPREQNARADLLAKLTNSGKGGRQRTVIQETLKTRRKFVADNRVDVLHISTARGKPRSHRSLSQGTARAPCISTYATSPKEEEGVQIYVLEEGDTWIDVIPLA; encoded by the coding sequence ATGGTGTTCTCAGCCAgaaggctccgccactatttcTACAGTTTCatagtggtggtgatgaccaacctccccatccagaaagtaCTTCAAAAGCCAGATGTAGCAGGGAGGATGGTTTGTTGGGCAGTAGAGCtatcagagtttgatatccagtatgaacctagggggtccatcaaagggcaagtctatgctgacttcgtggcagagctctcaccaggaggagaccctcaagaggtggagttagggtcacagtggatgctctcagtggataGGTCCTCTAACCAACAGGGAAGTGGCGCTGGAATAATCTTGGAGGGGTCTAATGGAGTGTTGATCGAGCAGGCtttacgcttcgccttcaaagcaagcaataaccaggcggagtacgaggcgctGGTTGCTGGGATGCTTTTGGCCAATGAAATGGGCGCTCAAAGCCTCTTGGCAAAGTGTGACTCACAattagtcacagggcaagtaacaggggaGTACCGGgcaaaggatccacaaatggccgCATACTTGAGATACGTCGAGGTGTTGAAGAGAGCCTTCGCTACGTTTGAGCTGGTACATGTCcctagggagcagaatgccagagctgacctacTTGCCAAGCTGACcaactcaggcaaggggggaaggcagaggactgttatccaagagacgctcaaaacgCGGCGAAAGTTTGTGGCGGACAACAGAGTGGACGTCCTTCACATTAGTACAGCAAGAGGAAAGCCAAGGAGCCACCGCTCTTTGAGTCAAGGTACGGCGAGAGCACCCTGCATTAGTACCTACGCAACCTCGCCGAAGGAAGAGGAGGGCGTACAGATATACGTCTTGGAGGAAGGCGATACATggattgatgtgattccactagcttag